Proteins encoded by one window of Salmonirosea aquatica:
- a CDS encoding gliding motility-associated C-terminal domain-containing protein, translated as MRPLIRSIFFFLSLILSVYEARATHVRAGEITAKRISSTSLTYEITFTGYFDIQNGKPAADAQVDVEFFIGSVGPFKVPRKMPITDIGNNTTRNEYTFTYTFPAPGRFEISTNLDKRNNNVLNIGPPPTQELSFYVKSTLVINASLGQNRTPVLLNAPIDLAAVGQKYIHNPNAYDADGDSLAYRLVVPQQGVPGRPGGTNVQYMDPNRVQLPGSTSPGMTEDGQIPATFGIDAITGDLSWDSPSIPGYYNVAFVVEEWRNGIKIGEIVRDMQIIVVEARNDRPKLDSIPDLCVEAGTLIQQVIKATDKNGDRLILTTSGGVYRTDLIDPQVAQFIANQPNPLGEAGGVFRWQTSCDHIRLEPYDVLFKVEDNAGPNFPNPSLFRKLVDIKTFRIRVYGPRPQNLQATPTADASGRAFRLTWNNYQCQVPGAQVVIYRKEGCSDYQADACQPGLPPGLGYIEVGRVPVGTNAFVDNNNAQGLRRGVKYSYRLVVEFPRPGANIDEPGYLNGGGSSLPSAEFCLDLPLLVPVITNVTVDSTSTTSGIITVKWTRPIGVDPATLEGPSQYRLFRATGLTGTNFTLVATINTTLQPGQPDTLFVDKDLNTTANAYRYQLEYYFTQNGTLVKLDTSEPASSVRLEQGQAQSRQVRLQWEANVPWMNTNQRHRVYRENPGRPGTYNQIAEVAVQGPQTFTYLDDGTDKYTADGTVNVTLSADSVYCYRVETVGTYGNERIKPAILLNFSQKICVAPLDTIKPCPPVLSLDTLDCSQIAPDEYCNQTTFTNNLSWVYPAKNAQGNDCDPNVVSYNIYYARYADETPALLTSVLPPPTPRQLRMLTPASVPLRDATT; from the coding sequence CATTGGGAGCGTCGGTCCCTTCAAGGTACCCCGCAAAATGCCCATCACCGATATTGGGAACAACACCACGCGGAACGAATATACGTTTACCTATACCTTTCCCGCGCCCGGACGGTTCGAGATTTCCACCAACCTCGATAAGCGCAATAACAATGTGCTGAACATTGGCCCGCCCCCTACGCAGGAGCTTAGCTTTTATGTAAAAAGTACCCTCGTCATCAATGCCAGCCTGGGCCAGAACCGTACGCCGGTGTTGCTGAATGCTCCGATTGACCTGGCTGCGGTGGGACAAAAATACATTCACAACCCGAATGCCTACGATGCCGACGGCGATAGCCTGGCGTACCGCCTGGTGGTGCCGCAGCAAGGCGTGCCGGGTCGTCCGGGCGGTACGAATGTGCAATACATGGACCCTAACCGGGTTCAGCTGCCAGGCTCCACGTCGCCGGGCATGACGGAGGACGGACAAATTCCGGCGACTTTTGGGATCGATGCCATAACAGGCGACCTTAGCTGGGATTCGCCATCGATTCCGGGCTACTACAACGTGGCTTTTGTCGTGGAAGAATGGCGTAACGGAATCAAAATTGGGGAGATTGTACGGGATATGCAGATTATCGTCGTAGAGGCCCGCAACGATCGGCCTAAGCTCGACTCGATCCCCGATCTGTGCGTGGAGGCGGGTACCCTCATTCAGCAGGTGATTAAAGCGACTGACAAGAACGGAGACCGTCTGATTCTGACCACCAGCGGTGGGGTGTACCGTACTGACCTGATTGATCCGCAGGTAGCCCAATTTATCGCCAATCAGCCCAATCCGCTGGGTGAGGCAGGAGGTGTATTCCGTTGGCAGACCAGTTGTGACCACATCCGGTTAGAGCCTTACGATGTACTTTTCAAGGTGGAAGATAACGCCGGGCCGAATTTTCCAAATCCGTCGCTCTTCCGGAAACTCGTGGATATCAAGACCTTCCGAATACGGGTGTACGGTCCCCGCCCACAAAACCTGCAGGCTACTCCTACCGCGGATGCTTCGGGCCGGGCCTTCCGTCTCACCTGGAATAATTACCAGTGCCAGGTCCCCGGTGCTCAGGTAGTTATCTATCGAAAAGAAGGATGTTCTGACTACCAGGCCGATGCCTGTCAGCCCGGCCTACCTCCCGGCCTGGGCTATATAGAAGTAGGCCGCGTACCCGTAGGCACGAATGCCTTTGTGGACAATAACAATGCGCAGGGACTGCGGCGTGGCGTGAAATATAGCTACCGCCTCGTAGTGGAATTCCCGCGGCCCGGTGCCAACATCGACGAACCGGGCTACCTCAACGGCGGGGGCAGTAGCTTGCCTTCGGCAGAATTCTGTCTGGATCTGCCCCTACTGGTACCTGTCATTACCAACGTGACCGTAGATTCGACCAGCACCACCAGCGGGATCATCACCGTGAAATGGACGCGCCCAATCGGCGTAGATCCGGCTACTTTGGAAGGGCCTTCGCAATACCGGCTTTTCCGCGCCACGGGCCTTACCGGTACTAACTTTACGCTTGTGGCTACAATAAACACAACCTTGCAGCCCGGCCAGCCCGACACACTGTTTGTGGATAAGGATCTGAATACGACAGCTAATGCGTACCGCTATCAGCTGGAATACTATTTCACGCAGAATGGTACCCTCGTCAAGCTGGATACCAGTGAACCCGCCAGCAGCGTCCGTCTGGAGCAGGGACAGGCCCAATCGCGGCAGGTCAGGCTGCAATGGGAGGCTAACGTACCCTGGATGAATACCAACCAGCGTCATAGGGTTTACCGGGAAAATCCGGGTAGGCCAGGTACTTACAACCAGATTGCCGAAGTAGCCGTGCAAGGTCCCCAGACATTCACCTACCTCGACGACGGTACCGATAAATATACTGCCGATGGTACCGTGAATGTGACACTGTCCGCCGACTCGGTGTACTGCTATCGGGTAGAGACGGTAGGTACCTACGGTAACGAGCGGATCAAACCCGCCATCCTGCTGAACTTCTCGCAGAAGATTTGCGTGGCACCACTTGATACCATCAAGCCCTGTCCGCCCGTGTTGAGCCTGGATACGCTGGATTGCAGCCAGATAGCGCCCGACGAATATTGCAATCAGACAACTTTTACCAATAATCTGTCGTGGGTGTATCCGGCCAAAAATGCACAGGGTAACGATTGTGACCCTAATGTAGTGAGCTACAATATATACTACGCCCGTTATGCCGATGAAACCCCGGCGTTGCTCACGTCCGTGTTGCCTCCACCTACCCCCCGGCAACTACGTATGCTCACTCCGGCCTCAGTTCCTTTGCGGGATGCTACTACGTGA